In Streptomyces puniciscabiei, a single genomic region encodes these proteins:
- a CDS encoding chitinase: MDHAPGIPRPRGRRITLWSAATALALSVAGLTAAAGPASAADVNNVRNAGFESGLSNWTCTAGSGTTVSSPVHSGTSALKATPAGQDDAQCTQTVAVKPNSTYTLGAWVQGGYSYLGVTGTGTTDVSTWTPDTSAWKQLSTTFTTGASTTSVTVYTHGWYGQAAYYADDVSVYGPDGGGGGDPAPTIPAAPAGLTVTGTTSSSASLSWSPVTGATGYNVYRDGTKVTAVTGTSATVTGLTASTSYSFQVTATNTAGESAKSAAVTATTSSGGSSGGGGGSLPRHAVTGYWQNFNNGATVQKLSDVPSSYDIIAVAFADATSTPGAVTFNLDSSGLGGYTVDQFKADIKAKQAAGKKVVISIGGQNGTVSISDSASATNFANSVYGLMQTYGFDGVDIDLENGLDATYMTQALRALSAKAGSSLIITMAPQTIDMQSTSNAYFQTALNVKDILTVVNMQYYNSGSMLGCDGKVYSQGSVDFLTALACIQLQGGLAPSQVGLGLPASTSAAGSGYVSPTVVNNALDCLTAGTGCGTFKPSKTYPDLRGAMTWSTNWDASAGNAWSNAVGAHVHALP; the protein is encoded by the coding sequence GTGGACCATGCACCAGGCATACCCAGACCCCGTGGACGGCGAATCACCCTGTGGTCCGCCGCCACGGCCCTCGCCCTGTCCGTAGCGGGCCTCACCGCGGCCGCGGGCCCGGCCTCCGCCGCGGACGTCAACAACGTCAGGAACGCGGGCTTCGAGTCGGGCCTGTCCAACTGGACCTGCACCGCCGGCAGCGGCACGACGGTCTCCTCCCCGGTGCACTCCGGCACCTCCGCACTGAAGGCGACCCCGGCCGGCCAGGACGACGCCCAGTGCACCCAGACGGTCGCGGTCAAGCCCAACTCGACGTACACCCTCGGCGCATGGGTCCAGGGCGGTTACTCCTACCTGGGCGTGACCGGCACGGGCACGACGGACGTGTCCACGTGGACGCCGGACACCTCCGCCTGGAAACAGCTGTCCACGACCTTCACCACAGGCGCGTCGACGACCTCGGTCACGGTCTACACGCACGGCTGGTACGGCCAGGCGGCCTACTACGCCGACGACGTCTCGGTCTACGGCCCCGACGGCGGCGGGGGCGGCGACCCGGCCCCCACCATCCCGGCGGCTCCGGCCGGCCTGACGGTCACCGGTACGACCTCCTCCTCCGCGTCCCTGTCCTGGTCCCCGGTGACGGGCGCGACGGGCTACAACGTCTACCGCGACGGCACGAAGGTGACGGCGGTGACGGGGACGTCGGCCACGGTGACGGGCCTGACGGCGTCCACGTCGTACTCCTTCCAGGTGACGGCGACGAACACGGCGGGCGAGTCGGCGAAGTCGGCAGCGGTGACCGCCACGACGTCCTCCGGAGGCAGCAGCGGTGGTGGCGGTGGCTCCCTGCCCAGGCACGCGGTGACCGGCTACTGGCAGAACTTCAACAACGGCGCGACGGTCCAGAAGCTGTCGGACGTCCCCTCGTCGTACGACATCATCGCGGTGGCCTTCGCGGACGCCACGTCGACTCCGGGTGCCGTGACCTTCAACCTGGACTCGTCCGGCCTGGGCGGCTACACGGTGGACCAGTTCAAGGCGGACATCAAGGCCAAGCAGGCGGCCGGCAAGAAGGTCGTCATCTCGATCGGCGGCCAGAACGGCACGGTGTCGATCAGCGATTCCGCCTCGGCGACGAACTTCGCGAACTCGGTGTACGGCCTGATGCAGACGTACGGCTTCGACGGCGTGGACATCGACCTGGAGAACGGCCTCGACGCGACCTACATGACACAGGCCCTGCGCGCCCTGTCGGCCAAGGCGGGCTCGTCCCTGATCATCACGATGGCCCCGCAGACGATCGACATGCAGTCGACGTCGAACGCGTACTTCCAGACGGCGCTGAACGTGAAGGACATCCTCACGGTCGTCAACATGCAGTACTACAACAGCGGTTCCATGCTGGGCTGTGACGGCAAGGTCTACAGCCAGGGATCGGTCGACTTCCTCACCGCCCTCGCCTGCATCCAGCTCCAGGGCGGTCTGGCCCCGTCCCAGGTGGGCCTCGGCCTCCCGGCTTCCACGAGCGCGGCGGGCAGCGGCTACGTGTCCCCCACCGTGGTGAACAACGCCCTGGACTGCCTGACGGCCGGCACCGGCTGCGGCACCTTCAAGCCGTCCAAGACCTATCCCGACCTGCGGGGCGCGATGACCTGGTCGACGAACTGGGACGCGTCGGCGGGCAACGCGTGGTCGAACGCGGTGGGGGCGCATGTGCACGCGCTGCCGTGA
- a CDS encoding GntP family permease encodes MSDVSAAAAAPATPPHTGGLLLLLHGTPGLLTVAALGIALLLFLIIKVRLQPFVALLAVSMAVGLLAGLSVTELFGTVQRSDAVSTIESGMGGILGHVAIIIGLGTMLGAILEVSGGAEVLAARLLGLFGERRAPLAMGMTGLIFGIPVFFDVGIFVLAPLVYAAAKRGGKSILLYCLPLLAGLSMTHAFLPPHPGPVAAAGLLHVQLGWIILMGIVCGIPAVLAAWAYSAWIGQRIFVAVPQDMVEAAQEAKRAVVAEQRAQGVEPQERPVPLATVLAIIGTPLVLILAATFSSIALDPSPTRSVLEFFGHPFLALTLALLLAYYLLGIRRGWSRKSLEAVSTSSLKPVGNILLVVGAGGVFGAVLKASGVAQALSDTFHGVGLPVIVLSYLISLVLRVAQGSATVAIVTTAGIVAPLLSEGHHSQPFVALVIMAISAGSIFASHVNDGGFWMVAKYFGITERDTLRTWTVLESVLSVTGFTVAAVVGLFV; translated from the coding sequence ATGTCCGATGTTTCCGCGGCTGCTGCCGCGCCCGCCACCCCACCCCACACCGGAGGCCTGCTCCTCCTCCTGCACGGCACGCCCGGCCTCCTCACGGTCGCGGCCCTCGGCATAGCCCTGCTGCTGTTCCTGATCATCAAGGTCCGGCTGCAGCCCTTCGTGGCCCTCCTGGCCGTCTCCATGGCCGTGGGCCTGCTGGCCGGCCTGTCGGTCACCGAGCTCTTCGGCACGGTCCAGCGCTCCGACGCCGTCTCCACCATCGAGTCCGGCATGGGCGGCATCCTCGGCCATGTCGCGATCATCATCGGGCTCGGTACGATGCTCGGCGCGATCCTCGAGGTCAGCGGCGGCGCGGAGGTGCTGGCGGCCCGCCTGCTGGGTCTGTTCGGCGAGCGGCGTGCCCCCCTGGCCATGGGCATGACGGGCCTGATCTTCGGTATCCCGGTCTTCTTCGACGTGGGCATCTTCGTCCTGGCCCCGCTCGTCTACGCGGCGGCCAAGCGGGGCGGCAAGTCGATCCTGCTCTACTGCCTGCCCCTGCTGGCGGGCCTCTCCATGACCCACGCCTTCCTGCCCCCGCACCCCGGCCCGGTCGCCGCCGCCGGCCTCCTCCACGTCCAGCTCGGCTGGATCATCCTCATGGGCATCGTCTGCGGCATCCCGGCCGTACTGGCCGCCTGGGCGTACTCCGCCTGGATCGGACAGCGGATCTTCGTCGCCGTACCGCAGGACATGGTCGAAGCGGCTCAGGAGGCGAAGCGGGCGGTCGTGGCCGAACAGCGCGCCCAGGGAGTGGAACCGCAGGAGCGTCCGGTGCCGCTCGCCACGGTCCTGGCCATCATCGGCACACCCCTCGTCCTGATCCTCGCGGCCACCTTCTCCTCGATCGCCCTGGACCCGTCCCCCACCCGCTCGGTCCTGGAGTTCTTCGGCCACCCCTTCCTGGCCCTGACCCTGGCCCTCCTCCTCGCCTACTACCTCCTGGGCATCCGCCGCGGCTGGTCGCGCAAGTCCCTGGAGGCGGTGTCCACTTCCTCCCTCAAGCCGGTCGGCAACATCCTGCTGGTGGTGGGCGCGGGCGGGGTCTTCGGCGCCGTACTGAAGGCGAGCGGCGTGGCCCAGGCCCTGTCGGACACGTTCCACGGCGTGGGTCTGCCGGTGATCGTGCTGTCGTACCTGATCTCGCTGGTCCTGCGGGTGGCGCAGGGCTCGGCGACGGTGGCGATCGTGACCACGGCGGGCATCGTGGCGCCCCTGCTCTCGGAGGGCCACCACTCCCAGCCCTTCGTGGCCCTGGTCATCATGGCCATCTCCGCGGGATCCATCTTCGCGTCACATGTCAACGACGGCGGCTTCTGGATGGTGGCCAAGTACTTCGGCATCACCGAACGCGACACGCTGCGCACCTGGACGGTCCTGGAGTCGGTGCTGTCGGTGACGGGGTTCACGGTGGCGGCGGTGGTCGGTTTGTTCGTGTGA
- a CDS encoding RidA family protein: protein MTDTTEKTALTPKTHTTPPAKFSHGVKKGNILQVAGQVGFLPAEEGKPPTPAGPTLREQTLQTLANVKAILEEGGATWDDVMMIRVYLTDVDHFAEMNEIYNAYFEEQGLTQPPAARTTVYVGLPAGLLIEIDALAVLG, encoded by the coding sequence ATGACGGACACGACGGAAAAGACCGCCCTCACCCCGAAGACCCACACCACCCCGCCCGCCAAGTTCTCCCACGGCGTGAAGAAGGGCAACATCCTCCAGGTCGCCGGCCAGGTCGGCTTCCTGCCCGCCGAGGAGGGCAAGCCCCCGACACCGGCCGGTCCCACCCTGCGCGAGCAGACCCTCCAGACCCTCGCCAACGTCAAGGCGATCCTCGAAGAGGGCGGCGCCACCTGGGACGACGTGATGATGATCCGCGTCTACCTCACCGACGTGGACCACTTCGCCGAGATGAACGAGATCTACAACGCCTACTTCGAGGAGCAGGGCCTCACCCAGCCGCCCGCTGCCCGGACCACGGTGTACGTCGGTCTCCCGGCCGGCCTCCTCATCGAGATCGACGCGCTCGCCGTACTCGGCTGA
- a CDS encoding IclR family transcriptional regulator → MSQTVDRALSILPLLAEGPADLGQVADRLGVHKSTALRLLRTLHEHGLVYRQSDQRYRLGARLFALAQEAMENLDIREIAHPHLVRLNEACGHTVHLAVYEEGEVLYIDKVDSRYPVRMYSRIGKPVAITVAAVAKLLLADLPEPERRALADKLEYPLYTPRSTANAAAFLRELEKVREQGWATDLGGHEESINCVAAPIRGADGRVVAAMSVSAPNVVVTAEELLTLLPQVRRTADAISGEYSGRTPVRDPE, encoded by the coding sequence ATGAGCCAGACCGTAGACCGCGCCCTGAGCATCCTGCCGCTCCTCGCCGAGGGCCCCGCCGACCTCGGCCAGGTCGCCGACCGCCTGGGCGTGCACAAGTCCACGGCACTCCGCCTCCTGCGCACCCTGCACGAGCACGGCCTGGTGTACCGCCAGTCCGACCAGCGCTACCGCCTCGGCGCCCGCCTCTTCGCCCTCGCCCAGGAGGCCATGGAGAACCTCGACATCCGCGAGATCGCCCACCCCCACCTGGTACGGCTGAACGAGGCCTGCGGCCACACCGTGCACCTCGCCGTGTACGAGGAGGGCGAGGTCCTCTACATCGACAAGGTGGACAGCCGCTACCCGGTCCGCATGTACTCGCGGATCGGCAAACCCGTCGCCATCACCGTCGCGGCCGTGGCCAAACTCCTCCTCGCCGACCTGCCCGAACCCGAGCGCCGCGCCCTCGCCGACAAGCTCGAATACCCCCTGTACACGCCCCGTTCGACCGCCAACGCCGCTGCCTTCCTGCGGGAGTTGGAGAAGGTCCGCGAACAGGGCTGGGCCACCGACCTCGGTGGCCACGAGGAGTCCATCAACTGCGTCGCCGCCCCCATCCGCGGCGCCGACGGCCGCGTGGTCGCCGCGATGTCGGTGTCCGCGCCGAACGTGGTCGTCACCGCCGAGGAACTCCTCACCCTGCTCCCGCAGGTCCGCCGTACCGCGGACGCGATCAGCGGCGAGTACTCCGGAAGAACGCCAGTAAGGGACCCCGAATGA
- a CDS encoding sugar kinase has protein sequence MDVVALGESMVTFLPSRPGRLADVPSFHRAIGGAESNVACVLAAAGHSARWIGRVGADGFGDHLVERIAGYGVDVSSVSRDPERPTGVYFRTAGDRGTGAHEVAYYRAGSAASAMSVGNVDLGAVRAGRVLHLSGITAALSGECLDLMRELTALRPGRPLVSFDVNYRPALWRGTDGPRVLLDLARRADIVFVGDDEARDAWGLHGGRSIVGALPEPAMVVVKQGKGGATAFGTTSDGMEDADGTATFVRAPRVDVVAHVGAGDAFAAGFLSATLRDLPVRDRLRHGHLFAAAALTTPGDLAAPPARDHADRLAALDDTAWGRLRLAPGWTQAERATQEANTP, from the coding sequence GTGGACGTGGTGGCGCTCGGCGAGTCCATGGTCACCTTCCTGCCCAGCCGCCCGGGCCGCCTCGCGGACGTGCCCTCCTTCCACCGCGCGATCGGCGGCGCCGAGTCCAACGTGGCCTGCGTGCTGGCCGCCGCCGGGCACAGCGCCCGCTGGATCGGCCGGGTCGGCGCGGACGGCTTCGGCGACCACCTGGTGGAGCGCATCGCCGGGTACGGCGTCGACGTCTCGTCCGTCTCCCGCGACCCCGAGCGTCCGACGGGGGTGTATTTCCGTACCGCCGGCGACCGGGGCACGGGTGCCCACGAGGTGGCGTACTACCGGGCGGGATCGGCGGCTTCGGCGATGTCGGTGGGCAACGTGGACCTCGGCGCGGTACGGGCGGGCCGCGTGCTGCACCTGTCGGGGATCACGGCCGCACTGTCAGGCGAGTGCCTGGACCTGATGCGCGAGCTGACGGCACTCCGCCCCGGCCGTCCGCTGGTGTCCTTCGACGTCAACTACCGGCCCGCGCTGTGGCGCGGCACCGACGGACCGCGCGTCCTGCTGGACCTGGCGCGGCGCGCGGACATCGTGTTCGTGGGGGACGACGAGGCACGTGACGCCTGGGGGCTGCACGGCGGACGGTCCATCGTCGGGGCGCTGCCCGAGCCGGCGATGGTCGTCGTCAAGCAGGGCAAGGGCGGCGCGACCGCCTTCGGCACGACCAGCGACGGCATGGAGGACGCCGACGGCACCGCGACGTTCGTCCGCGCTCCCCGAGTGGACGTCGTCGCCCACGTCGGCGCGGGAGACGCCTTCGCCGCCGGCTTCCTTTCCGCCACCCTCCGCGACCTGCCCGTCCGGGACCGCCTCCGCCACGGCCACCTCTTCGCCGCCGCCGCCCTCACCACCCCCGGCGACCTGGCCGCACCCCCCGCCCGGGACCACGCCGACCGCCTGGCCGCCCTGGACGACACCGCATGGGGGAGACTTCGACTCGCCCCCGGCTGGACGCAGGCCGAGCGGGCCACACAGGAGGCGAACACCCCATGA